From a single Xyrauchen texanus isolate HMW12.3.18 chromosome 26, RBS_HiC_50CHRs, whole genome shotgun sequence genomic region:
- the LOC127619497 gene encoding 40S ribosomal protein S18 codes for MSLVIPEKFQHILRVLNTNIDGRRKIAFAITAIKGVGRRYAHVVLRKADIDLTKRAGELTEDEVERVVTIMQNPRQYKIPDWFLNRQKDIKDGKYSQVLANGLDNKLREDLERLKKIRAHRGLRHFWGLRVRGQHTKTTGRRGRTVGVSKKK; via the exons ATG tcgCTCGTCATACCAGAGAAGTTCCAGCACATTCTTCGTGTTCTCAACACGAACATCGACGGACGGCGTAAAATCGCCTTTGCCATCACCGCCATCAAG GGTGTGGGGAGGCGATACGCTCACGTCGTGCTGAGGAAAGCTGATATTGACCTGACCAAAAGGGCTGGAGAGCTGACTGAAGATGAG GTCGAGCGGGTGGTGACCATCATGCAGAACCCCCGCCAGTACAAAATCCCAGATTGGTTCCTCAACAGACAGAAGGATATCAAAGACGGCAAATACAGTCAG GTTCTTGCTAACGGTCTGGACAACAAACTGAGAGAAGACCTGGAGAGACTGAAGAAGATAAGGGCCCACCGTGGTCTCCGTCACTTCTGGGG TCTGCGTGTGCGTGGTCAGCACACTAAGACCACCGGTCGTCGTGGTCGTACCGTAGGTGTGTCCAAGAAGAAGTAA